One Lycium barbarum isolate Lr01 chromosome 5, ASM1917538v2, whole genome shotgun sequence genomic window carries:
- the LOC132640068 gene encoding uncharacterized protein LOC132640068, which translates to MAIHLFSNNMFLFISWIFCALSVCAKSNPNWHNRKHHTSGNWMNHGGDLYNQRFAYGERKISPMTASKLRLKWEFKAGKDITATPAIFAGILYFPSWNGNIYAVRAKDGVVVWEKSVQELTGINGKFNSSSLPNVTSIVARATPSVVSDRDLVIVGVYGPSLVLGLKRSNGDLIWSTRLDDHPASVVTMSGTYYKGAFYVGTSSLEEGATIDECCYFRGSFLKLDIETGKILWKTFMLPENGGKKGGYSGAAIWGSSPSIDSRRNHVYIATGNLYSVPKHIEDCQKEQNQRNQTNPTRPDPCIEPENHSNSMLALDLDTGEIEWYKQIGGYDVWFVACANSTNPNCPVGPSPDYDFGEAPMMLSVLVNGTKKLDIVAAVQKSGIAWALNRDNGDLFWTTEAGPGGVGGGGIWGAATDTKRVYTGIANSDNLNYTLYPSTNVTTGGGWVAMDAQTGKILWTTAVPNNGRSNPITVANGVLLAGSQNPRGPIYAIDAKTGKILWSNETGATVYGGMSVSNGCFYVGHGYRSGIGVFNPNNTAGTSLFAYCVC; encoded by the exons ATGGCAATTCATCTATTCTCCAACAATATGTTTCTCTTTATATCATGGATCTTTTGTGCTTTGTCAGTTTGTGCCAAATCTAATCCAAAC TGGCATAACAGGAAGCATCACACATCAGGAAATTGGATGAACCATGGTGGTGATTTGTACAATCAAAGATTTGCCTATGGTGAAAGAAAAATTAGTCCTATGACTGCTTCAAAGCTGAGGTTAAAATGGGAATTCAAAGCCGGAAAAGATATAACGGCTACGCCAGCGATATTCGCTGGAATATTATATTTTCCTAGCTGGAATGGCAATATATATGCAGTGAGAGCCAAAGATGGAGTTGTAGTTTGGGAAAAAAGTGTGCAAGAATTGACTGGAATTAATgggaaatttaattcatcttcattGCCTAATGTTACAAGTATAGTTGCAAGAGCAACACCAAGTGTTGTAAGTGATAGGGATTTGGTGATTGTTGGAGTTTATGGGCCAAGTTTGGTTCTTGGTTTGAAAAGAAGTAATGGAGATCTTATTTGGAGTACAAGATTGGATGACCATCCTGCTAGTGTTGTTACCATGTCTGGTACATACTACAAGGG AGCTTTTTACGTAGGAACTTCATCACTAGAAGAAGGTGCTACAATCGATGAATGTTGCTACTTTCGTGGTAGCTTCCTCAAGTTAGATATTGAAACAGGAAAAATACTATGGAAAACCTTCATGCTGCCAGAAAATGGTGGAAAAAAAGGCGGTTATTCTGGCGCCGCCATATGGGGGAGCAGCCCTTCCATCGATTCGCGGAGAAACCACGTCTACATCGCCACTGGAAACCTCTACTCCGTCCCTAAACACATTGAGGACTGCCAAAAGGAGCAAAATCAACGGAACCAAACGAACCCGACCAGACCTGACCCATGCATCGAGCCCGAGAACCATTCGAACTCGATGTTGGCCTTGGATTTGGATACCGGTGAGATCGAATG GTACAAACAGATTGGAGGATACGACGTGTGGTTTGTCGCGTGCGCAAATTCGACGAACCCTAATTGCCCGGTTGGCCCGAGCCCTGATTATGATTTTGGTGAAGCTCCAATGATGTTAAGTGTGCTTGTTAATGGAACAAAGAAGCTAGACATTGTAGCAGCTGTGCAGAAGAGTGGAATTGCATGGGCATTGAATCGTGATAATGGTGACCTCTTCTGGACTACT GAAGCTGGTCCTGGAGGCGTAGGAGGAGGCGGCATATGGGGAGCAGCCACAGACACAAAGAGGGTGTACACTGGCATTGCTAACAGCGATAACTTAAACTACACATTGTACCCATCGACAAATGTGACAACAGGTGGAGGTTGGGTGGCAATGGATGCTCAAACCGGCAAAATCCTATGGACAACCGCAGTTCCAAACAACGGTAGATCAAACCCTATAACTGTTGCCAATGGAGTGTTGTTAGCTGGTTCACAAAATCCGAGAGGTCCCATTTACGCCATCGATGCAAAAACTGGGAAAATATTGTGGTCGAACGAGACAGGTGCAACTGTGTATGGGGGTATGTCAGTGAGCAATGGGTGCTTTTATGTTGGCCATGGTTACAGGTCTGGTATAGGAGTCTTTAATCCCAACAACACTGCTGGAACTTCACTCTTTGCCTATTGTGTATGTTGA
- the LOC132640069 gene encoding large ribosomal subunit protein eL38 has product MPKQIHEIKDFLLTARRKDARTVKIKKNKDMVKFKVRCSKYLYTLCVSDFEKADKLKQSLPPGLSVQDL; this is encoded by the exons ATG CCTAAGCAAATCCACGAGATCAAGGATTTCCTTCTTACAGCCAGAAGGAAGGATGCCCGAACTGTCAAGATCAAGAAAAACAAGGATATGGTCAAGTTCAAGGTTCGCTGCTCCAAGTACCTCTACACACTCTGTGTGTCCGACTTTGAGAAGGCTGACAAGTTGAAGCAATCACTTCCTCCAG GTTTGAGCGTGCAAGACCTGTGA